The following DNA comes from Fusarium fujikuroi IMI 58289 draft genome, chromosome FFUJ_chr03.
TGTCGGGTTTGAAGGCAACCCCACAAGTTCATGCTTGTACCCGATGAATTCCACGTGTCGGCTGCGCTGGCAGCTGCATGATGCCTGATGGATGCCCCTTTGATCATGAGATACTGTTCAGATAACCATCTTGGAATGGCCAAGAAATTCTTACGAGGTGAGGGTTCAGGAAGTCTCCTCTTAAAGAAGCTTTATATGGAAGTCTCTGAGCGAGTGTCCCTTGTCGGACTGCTCgtgtgatgatgttggaaaGGAGGAACTTTCTGTGTACAATGCACAACACAGCGGAAGAGGTCGCAACGCAACTGGGTACGTTCTGTGACCATCGTATGACTTTGGCAGAGAAGTGGAGTAAAGAAGGAACTGGAGCTAACTACAAAGAGCAACGCCGTGGGAAAAAGAGCTTCGCCTGGACCCTCGCTTGGAGAATACCGGaaactttatttctttaggCAATAAATAACACGCTGTTTAGAGTTTGGCCTCAGGGCGCACTTGGGGAGACTGTTCACCAGAAAGTGATGCTTATTAATCCCCATTTAGAGAACCTGTGGTATTTTCTAGACTTATAATACACTACTCTGTAGTTCTGATCATATGCCTCTCTCATCCCAAGAATGCAGCTCGGTTCCGTGAAATGCAGTACTGAAGTAGCCTTTATGGTTTGGCAGCTGCTGGTGCATGCTCCTTTTTaaacctttttattaagattaCAACTATATATGCCGACGCCGATTTATCCGATATGCTGTTAAGCTTCGATTTAAACTTCTAGAACCTATTATACATCTTAAAAATACGAGAATTTGAacaataatagaaataatttcctttaagtaattatatataaggatAGTATATGTTCTGTGTGACTGTTGCATCCACATTCGTTATCCATCATTCTAGTGCCTCTCCTCCCTACTAAACTATCTCAAGATGGTCCACCAGTACTTGCTCTTAGCGCTACCCATCCTGGTGCTAGATGCTGTACAAGGCGTTAACGCAATCCACGCAGAGAAATCAAACCCATCGCCTCCTGGAGTGCATGTTTTGCCTCTGATTGAAGATGGTTCAGATGACTATCATTCATGGAATGCCGAGGTTGCCGCTGGTACTCCCCCCCAGAAAATGAAGCTGTTTCTGGACATAGCCAGATCGACAACGTGTATGAGCTTCCTGTTGACCGCGGCCGTTGTTGTTACTAAGATTTATAGGGTTCATCTCTGATAAGATCTACGCAGAATGTGACGGCTGCGTGAACGGGTACTATCAGCTCAATAAATCCAAGACCTCGTCCCGCGTTCTAGGCCATACCACAGCTTCCTACGGAGATCCAACGACATATCCCCCAAGTAACAGCACGTTTGATCTGGATTATCATAAAGACACGGTTCAAATTGCAGGCGTCAGCATCCCTAAACAAGCTTTTGGTCTTTTAAACCCGTCCAAAAATGAATTCAATGGGATTGGTGCGCTTTCGCTTGGCCCCAGTATGGAACATGGATATGCACCAGGGGAACTCTACAGTTCTTTCCTGGACAACCTTGTTGCAGACAAAAAGGTTGCCAGCCGTACTTATAGTATTGACCTACGCAGGCACGGCTCAAAGCCAGGCAAGTCCCTTTGTTCGGCTATCAGAGTATGTCACTAACCCTGGGTCTAATAACAGCTTCAATTCTTCTTGGTGGTATTGACACCGGTAAATTCAAGGGAAAGCTTGTCAAGAGGCCCTTGGTAaaggatgagcttggcaCTTTCGGGCAAGCATTGCACACCAACTTTTGAGCGGAACGTGGACTAACCTTGATTTTAGACCTTCAATCGTTCTCACAAGCCTCCACCAGACTGTCCCCAATggcaagaacaaggctgGCAAGGTGACAAGCTACGAGGTCCACAAGAACGACTCAGtcttcctccttgacagTTCGAACCAGTACCTCCGATTCCGCCACTCCTTCGTCGATCCTCTTTACAAGACTCTCGGCGCGGTGAACGACGGAAATGACGCCTATTTTGTGCCTTGCGAGAAGCGCAACATGCCTGGTAGCTGGGACTTTCAGTTCGGCGACGTCACGATCAAGATTCCGTACAGCAAGATTATCACTGACCAGTCAGATGACAAGGGTAAGACTTGTTGGGTTGGTGTTTTGACCACCTGGAAGGGACAGCTAGTTCTGGGACGTAAGTTGGAGTTATTTCCTATAAGGGTGTCAAGAACATGTGCTGATACACAACAGAACCTTTCTTGGAAGCTGCCTACCTTGCCTTCGATCTGGACAACAAGCAGGTTGCACTGGCTCCACCGGCCAACTGTGGTGAAAAGCTGGTTGCATTTGGTTCTGGACCTAATGCTATTCCTAATTTGATGGGTTGTTAAGCTATACTCTAGATAGATGGTGGCTGAAAATGGCGTGCGGTAATGAAGTAAAGCTGAATCCTCATATCCTTGGACTCATAGTCATAAATATTCATTTCATATAATCCCAATTCAACTCTCCCCGACCTAGGCAATGTACCTGGTTGCAATCTATACCTCTTTTCCCTCCTTGCCAATAGCATTGCTTCTACTACAAGAAAAATAGTCGCTTTGATAATGTTCCGCCATACTTCATCAAAGAGCCGTCCACTCATCCCTCGGATCCTCTGGTATCCCTTCGTCATTGGGCCTATTATACATAGCATCCCACTCCCGATTGATTatggcagcagcatcagcgtTGGCGAGCCGAGTCTTGTCCCACATAACATACCCCCAGGTATGAAACGACTGCGGTATATAATCGCCATAGAGGTTGCTATACGACTCTTTCCAGAAGGCTACCCATGCGAATGGAGGTGAATCATAGCTTTCTCCTTCGAAGCACATTCTATCTCGGTTGTCCTGTGCTTTGTCGCGATCGGAATAGTGGTTGTCGCGTCTTATGTCTTGGTGATAAGGCCTTGTGGTTTCGGAGATCATGTCGTCTGCCACCGAGACAACGTTATCTGCTATTAGCTTTACTAGTTCGACATGACTTGGAATTTTTAAAGCGGCAAATAGAACTGGCAGTCCTCTGCAGACTATGCCATTCCTGTAATAATCTCCAAACACTTTGACATGGTCAGCTAAACACTTCTAAATGCGGATCCGAGTCTTACTACGGCTGGATAGATGGAACGCCCCTGGAGGAGTGTGCGGACCTGTCCGTTTGTCGTCGAATGAAGGGTTGTCCGGATTCAAGTCCCATTCAACCTGTTCAAACAAGGGACGGTATTTGGCATGCACAAATGCATTGATGCATAGAATCTCTTCGATCTCCCAAGCCTCGTAAAGGTCATCAAGCTGCTGAAGCCTCTGTCCAGCATTCATGATCCTATCCTCATAGAAGTAGTAGTTGTAGCCACCACGTGCTGGGCCGAAGAGGCTGCAGAATATTTGGAACCGGTACAGGCCACGCACAATGCGTGTCGCTTCTGTTCTACTGAGTTCCTGTGGCTCAGCCAGGCCTTCCAAGTTGGCTCGGGCCCATGCAGCGTATTGATGCATCAGGGCACGGATGACGGAGGTATGAAAGGACACGATACGGATAACATAGTCCTCAGGCGGTTGAGCAAGTGACTCAATTCCCTCGGACCGCTGTTGTTTATAATCTTCGACGTATAGAAGCACTTTCTGGCGGGTCCTTGTTGACTGAAACTCAGGCGTTTTCAAATTATTGACATTGTAAGCATCAATAATTACATTGCCTACTTCTTGCTTTAAGCAATGCCATAACCAGAATGCTCGGTCAAGCCGAAACTGCTGATGAAAGGTAGGTGAGGCATGCAGCAACGAAGAAAGATCAGCAATGGAATCTACTGCAAGCAATATCTCATTCCGGATCTCGAAGGGTAGTCTCTCAATTCTAGAAAGGTCGATGCTGCCGCGAGAAAATGTGCGAGTAtcagttgaagatgaagtcggAGGATTCGCCGGGGTTGGCTCCGGGGCAGATATCCCAGGGCCGTGCGTTGAGTGTCTTTTCGAAAGAAATTTCTTTAATCTCTGCATTgtgaagaacaagatcagAGGTACAGAGCAGCAGCTGGATGATTGCTGTCTGGTGAACTTGCCGACCGGCGCCGAGGCTACAATCGCGACTGCGTGTCACGGCAGTCTCGGGAGGCTGTTTCGATTCAACTCTCGTCAAgtatcgtcttcttcgagcCGAATACTCTTTTTGCGATTGCTTGTCGACTGTTGGTAAGTCACGAAAGGTGGACCATGGAGAACATGAACTGACCAAAAAGTTGGAGTTGCGTGGTCAGGGTGGCGCTTGGTGTTCCAGAAATCGCGGGGCGGCTGAGGGCGAGTAAGCCAGCCAATCAAATCGGGGATGCTAGCGCCCAGCACAAGCGCCCATTGCGACAGTCACTTGGATCCATGACACGAGTCGACGAGGCTGTGTTTGTTGGGGGCTATCATGTGTAGACCACCCTGTAGCATTGACGAATCGATTTCTCAGGATCCAAGTGCATCCACTTCTGATATATGTCTCTACTCGCGAACATGCGTCGCGTCTAAACGCCGACACAAAAACGTCGATAAGTCTTGCAGTAGGGCCATATTCCCGCCCAAGGTAACGGTCTGTTGGTTCTGTTATAGAAATCTGCCAAATTCAATTGCCAAACTCGCCATGCTCGGGACGAGACAGACCAGACCTGAAACTACAGAGACCTTCTGAAGGGCCATCGTTCAACCAACATGTTTCCAAAATGAGACCCTACAGGACTGTGCCAACAATAGGTAGTAGGTAATTTAAAGTCATCAACTATATAAGAGGAGGCTTTCATGTCTTTCATTTAGTACAAGACAAGCACCATCAATCAAGCCATCAGCGCAGTACAGCATCACGAGCATTCTATTCCACTTTGTATCTTTCCCATTTCTTGCACTATATTCACAATATTGCTTTCTATAAGCATCCTCCTTTCCTTCAAAACAGCTTTCACTTGTATTATCACACCCTAAAACTAGTCCCCATTTCCTAGTAACTATGTGTCACTCATGCAACGCCAAAGGTTATCTTTGCAAGCGTTgcaaagatggaagaggcCCCGTCTCCCGAGTACATTCGGATGGAATAGAGATGGCGGCGAGGGTAAGTTCTACTTATGAACAGCTCTGCAAGCATCTCGCTCTGACAACCTGTAGCCTGCAGAAACATACCGCCCTGGATACGGAAACGCCGGGGTTGCGCCTCTTCCTAGACATCTAGAGGCTCGAGGAATATCTTCCAGCCGTGCTACTAGTAGCTCTAGCCGCGGTAGCTCCATTTTACCGACCTCCAGTTCGCAGGTCTCCAGTTCACAGACCAATCGATCATACGAACCGTCTATAATGTCTGCCGATTCGTGTCAAGAAGTGGCTGACGGGTTAATGTCCCTCAGATACGAAATTCAAGACATGGGTCAACGTATTGAGGATTTGATCGCTCTCAGAAAGCAGCAATCTCATAGAGCGAAGAGAGTGAACGAAGAGGAGTATGAGCAGGCCTTGAACTCCCCGTCCATGATTGTCCTCTATGAAGACTACAAGCTGGCAGTAAAATATTCTGTTGATTGCCAACGGGCTGTCTTCCAAAGGAGAGCCGCCTTTTCTCATAATTACAACCGCGCAACAGAGAATGATCAGCTGGAGATATATGCCCTACAGGAAAAATGGGTGAGGGCCGCGATCAAGTGAGTGCCAATACCACTGAGGAAGACACTGTTAAACACTGATTAACTAACCAAATACCAGTGCCGCTGAAAAGAGATTGAACTACTTGCAACAGTATCCCTTTGCCTACAGGGATAAAGGGGCAATTATTGGCCATGTCGAAGCTGCGAATACACTTCTCAACAGTGCATGGAATGGCTTGCGCCAAATTGAGAGAAACAAGGAGGGTAAGTACAAGTCAAATAACTGGGAGCCGCCAATATTACACATATTAGAGCCAAGCATTCTAACGATTTATGAAGTTTTATATGGTAAGATTATCCGAGGGCCTCCCCATGGCTTCTGAGCTGTTTTAGAAGGATAGTTAGAAGTATTGGCTTTGTATAAACGAATCTGCGTATCAATGTATTAAATGCCTCAAGTGTGAAAGGAGAAAAGTAATCAGAGTAAGCAAAGAGAGTAAGCAAAAGCTTGCAAACAGCGCGGAATAAACTTTAGTCCGACGGCTGGTTGTTTTCACTGAACGTTGTTGCAcataaaaataaaagtatatctcGGCGGTTGGAAAGAGATGCGCGTTTGACTGACTACATCTGGAATGCTCGGCATTTTATCACATCATTGCTCAAACAACAATTCAACATACGAGCCGACTCTTCGAAAAGGGAAATTGCCACGCCCTGGAGAACAGCACAGTCGTAGTATACGGCTTACGTGAAGTCACCACTGAAGACGTTCAGAAAGCATGCGATGTAGCATCTAAGACGTATGcaaagaagatcttgaactGGCCAGACGGCAGACTCGAGAAGCCGAAGATCTTCAAAGTTGAGAGCCACGATGAAGAAATAAGAAATGTGGACGATTGCATTGAACGATTTATTGGTCATCTCCATGACGTCTTTGAGGTGTCACCACCAAAAGACCTGCCCATCTACCCTCACGCGTTCGTTGTTATGGATGGAAGCTGCTTGAAGGCTGATGCGACTGCTACTCTGGTTCTTGCGCATAAACCGGAAGATGAATGGAGAGTCCAGCATTGCTCTATGCCCattgaggttgagcttgGTTTGGCGGTTGAGAGCTTAAGATTGGGCGATGTGACGGAAGCGGATATGCTTGATAAGTTTACCAACTAAATTAACTCATATCTGATTTGCACTTGAATAATCCAAAATTCACAGAAATCTTGCATGTCTTCTAGTACTAAATCCATATGGAATGTCTATATGTCTTCTCATACATCCTCACTAACCGCGAAAGATCTCTACATTCATTCTATCAGCTTGTCGCCTCTTTCTTCGCTTTCTtagcaagaagctcatccaACTTCTCATGAGCAGAAAGCAACGTCTCGCCGCTGGTACCAGTGTGATAAGGAGTATTCGTCGGACCATCAGATACGCGAACGACATAGTTCTTCGGctgatcatcaacaaccagaCGCAGCAGATCAGGTCGTGAGTAGTGGCCCACACAGTCAGTCAAAGTTGCGTAGTCAATCTTGTCTAAATCAATGTCGCAGTAAATTAGGCCATCGAATAGAGGATCAGTAGGCTCCGTGAGCTGTCGACCATCTGGGCCAAAGACAGCtgcagcaccaccaccaccggcGAGCATAAAACCGTCCTTGTCAGCGTTTCCTTGACCCTCACTGTTCAGTTTGGCGCCTTCGGCGGACAGCGGCTGGTTGGTCACAAGGACGTAGACAGCGCCCTCGAGTGCATACATGCGACTGGCTGTTACCTCGTTGGCCTCTGAGAATACTGAGTAGGGCTCAACAGCCGATTCAGTCCATTTTGCGTTGAATGGCCAGGCAGCGATATGAACCTGTTCACCTTGGCAGTAGGTATGATACTTGAGTAGTGGCTGAAGGTGCTCTGGATAAAGTCGTCAGCAGAGCATCAGGACCATGAAATATGAACTTACCCCAGCAATTCAACATGCCAATCTTCCCCAAGGGAGTGTGCACCACGGTAGTAAGAGAATCTCCAGTGGAATCTCCAAAGATAGTCCTCTCAACATGCGTGGGCTTTGTCTtgcgacgatgaagaagaatgtTACCATCGGGACCAATGAGGACCTGAGCAAGATACAACGAAGCCCCGACCCGCTCACTGAACCCAAAACATACATAGATGTTAGCAGCTGCCGTAGCTTGGCGGATCTCGAGCATCTCATCCCCATAGGCAGATATGCTGTTTTGCATGTACTTCTGCACCAAAGGCATGTTCTCCCTGTAGGTTCCGGACCATAGGAAGTTGGGATAGCCGGGTAGCCAGACCTCCGAGAACGCTATGAGAGAAGCTCCGTTCTGGCTGGCttcgttgatgagctggattGTCTTTTTGACACCGGCGACTTTGTCGAACCAGCATGGCTCAGCCTGGCAGATGGCGGCTTTCCATTGACGGATTGACATTTTGATAGGAGTGGTGGGGAAAACAGGCAAAGGAATATGTGTTGAGATAGTAATTCGGATTTTCTAACGCTGAAATACGTAAGATATTTACTTATATACTTGTTTCTCCAATGTTCATAAGCTTTCCACATACTAGCATCTAACAGTGGCCATCGTCTACATCGCCCATCTTCTCGGCTAAGCATTATCCATAGCAGAGTTGCCGTAAGTGCTGCACTGCTGAGCAGCCTAGTGCTACCCCGCAGATTGGGAGGCTTTAGTGATATGCAGGGCCTGGAAGCACTGCTGGCCTAGACCCGGCTAAGCATTATCCACCCAATCCCCTCACTGAACTTGATCTTCGCGTGTTCACATTCGTTATCTCAACAGTGCCCGAAACACGGCATTATTGATTCAAGCGATAAGAAACTACACAGACTATGCTAGACTGCGACCACTAATGGTATCGGCTGACCTCGGTACGTATTGCCTTGAGTGGCTAATAGCTTTCATTGTTTATCTTCCAGTTGTTTTAATCAAGCAGCGTCGCCCGGATATCCCGGTTCTGTAAACAGTGTGCCTATCCATCCCTGGTAGTCCAGACCGTCGCTAGTCATGAATGGAATATCCATGTCAAAGCAATGGGGACCTTCTGCTACCCAAAGCGAACTATTAgactcatcgtcatcacgcCCTTGTGTTGTACCTGTGATAGTATCCCCAATAACCTGCCGGCTTTCTTCCTTATTGATCCCAAGTGCACTAAATGCATCTTCGCTAACTAACCATTCTCGAGCCAATTGGCGAATCGCAAACAGTGCACGCTGgctccaagcccaagcagtACTCATATCAGCGAGCGCTTCAGCTAATACTTTTAATGAAGCTATAGCGCGATCACGGTCTTTAGTATCCGTAGACGTAGtttcgaggagaagaataaTTGATGCCGTGAAAGCACAGTGAATGGCTGAGATTGGTATTCGTCGCTAAGACAAAAGTCAGCGTCATGATGCCAATGTGACTGGAAGAGCTGCTTACCAAAGTGTAGTGTTTGCTGTAAAGCCGGAAAATGTTACTGATGGAATGTGAGGACTGGCTGCACTCCTTGAGATGGCTTGATCCGCTGCTCGGATGAAAGCTGCCAGCGTCCAGCGTCTTTCGCTGCACTCCAACAAAAGGTCGATGCAGCAAGATTATTGCAACATGAATTTGGAGGCTTTGGGGTTATTAGTACGCAGAACATTGAAATGACCGATCTTTGGACTCACTGAAGCAAGTAGATGTGAGGTAGCGTGGGCGCGAGTGGTGACGGTGAAAGACGAAGACAGCTTGGAAGATTTATCTGAAactcgatgatgttgacatGCGTTTTTGTGACGAGTTCCATAATCCGAGTCTTGGAATGTTGACTGCCTGGTCTATATCTTTGGAGACATTAGTGCTGAATGAGCCGATGAGAAACATGACATGACTTACATCTCATCCAGGGCCGATGATGTGACTCTGAATAGCTGAACGGTCGCACGGATATTCGAGACTTGATGACTCCGTGGGAAAACGATAGGTTCACCGATTGGGGACTCAGAGTGCCAAGATTCATACTCTGCGCTGTGATCCATAGAAGGCAGCTGGGCAGATGTTTCGTGTTCTTGGATAGTGGATGGTCGACCAAGTCCAATGTTGAATAGTCTCAAGTGGTCATGTTAGCTGTAGACCTCTCTCGGCAACGGATGAAAAGCAAGCTCACTTGTCTAAAACATAGCATCCCCACCAAACAATGGTCCCAACTTCTGCTTCGTCCTTCGTTATGTGTCCCGTTTCAACCCAGTGGCTGCGGTCAAGATGAAGTCCGAGGTTAAAGGCCATTCTCGCTGCCATgcctatattacttttaacaCTTCACTCGTCTTGGTGTCGATTCTCTTACCGCAATACATCCATCCAAGAGCCTCCTTGTCAGTAGCTATCTCTCGAAGCCCAAGTAACGCTGTCGCTTGCACTGTCGTCACTTTCGGCGCCTGGCTCTCGTAAAACAGTATCATCTTAGCCTGCTCAGCCAAAGCATTACCCGCCGTATTTTGTTCAAGAGGATTACTTCGAAGCTCAACCCGATCCGAGTACCGAGCTGCAAGCGCCAATACCGCAGAGAGCAACAGAGGTGAAGCATATCGGCCGGAATGAGTTATGTACAGATCCTCGAGGAACAATTCCTTGACGACGAGGTACTGCCATGTATTCTGCCAACTCCAAAACAGGTCCAAGAGATGGTTCCGTAACTCGTCGGATACCTCAACGCGAAGATTCAGTTGGTCTAGTGTATCTGCCGCCTGCTTTTGCAAGTCCCGAGATGAGACTGTTGAACTCGCTACAGGACTGTTCTTCAGTAGTGAGAAGTTACTCCTCGAACCGAAGTAGTGGATCTGGCCATCTTCACCAATGTTAAGGGCTCCAAGTCGGTCGCTTATATCCTTGATTGGAGATCTGTAGCTCGAATCATCGGGAAGAGAATCCCCCTCCGAAGTGCTGTAACTATCTTCGATGGAGCTCGGTAGGCCTCTGTCCTGATTTCCAGCGTTGTTTTGGAAGCGCTCGAGCTGAGCTTCCAGTGTTCTAATCCTTTCCTGGAGCGCCTCAACATAGCGTTTGCTTGGTGGCCTGTGATGATAGTTAGTCTtattgcttcttctttcggCGTCAATGGTGTTTACTTTCTATTACTGTCCTGGGTTGTATATTCACAGACCTCCCCCGCTGTATTACACGTCGAACAGGAAGGCCGCTGGCCATCACACTATATCCATTTTTAGCATCATACAGATCTCCTCTGCCAATCAAGAGATGAGATTACCTTGACCCGCTTGGTGCGACATGTGCTGCAAGCTAAAGCTGACCGCTGCCTCGGCTTTCCAGAAACTGTCACCTGAGATCTCATGGTACGGGTAATGGTAGGAAGGGGCGGATTGTTGAACGAACAATAGGCATTGAAGCGGGGTTATAGGTCACACGTGATGCTTTTTTGTGTTTCCCTTAATCTAACTTAGTCTTGCGCCTGTCTTAGCTAGTACCAGTCCCGAGCTTAACACAGAGACGGCTATGCAATGGCATCGAATCCGGATCTACATTTATTCCAGCATGCCAAGAAGATAGCTTAATCCAGGGTGCAAGCTTTGGATTGTTTTCACTAGACGCTTTCAGGGCTTCTGGAAGATTTAAGGGAAGCAATTCAGTAATGGAAGTAGGACGTCGTTCAGAGGTTCCGGGTAAGGATCAAGGGATACAAGGCTATATAATGCCGAGCACAGCCGTGCAGCCATAAACTATCTATCCTTAGATATAGTCTCATTCGTTGTCGAATATGAGCTTTGGGATAATTTAGATAGGCCATTAACAATCAGGCGACAATGCTGGTTAAGCATTATCCAGCACGTCCTTCTATCGCAAGCCACGCTATGATAAGCTTCATCCCCGCATACTAGCGTAGCCAAGAGCGGTGTCCATCTCAGGCGGCACTTCTCCCCAAAGTCGGGAGCTGATTGGTTGTCTCTATCCGGGTAAGCATTATCCAGTGCTGTTATCTGGCCTTGACCACTTATAGAATAGTACGACAAGGAATTTAGATAGGTAGTCTCCTTCAGTGAACCACAGTATTGCCTAGTTACGGTTGCAGTAGACAAGCCATGGCAGTGGTAGGACTATTTGAACCTCCCAATGCCGCCTCTGACATCTAGGTAAGTTGCATAAACAACTATCACGAATATCATTACGCGACTGCTTCTAATACCACGGCATGACACTCATCAAGTTTCGCGGCAAACCACTTAGTGGTTATAATATTCTCGTACGTATTGCTTCGTTATATCATTGGGGATCATCTAATCGCCATGTCAACAGATCATCGCCTTTGCAACCTTTGGGAGTATCACCTACGGATATTGTTCCGCCATCATAGGATCAACCCTGGGCCAACCATCCTTTCTTCAATACTTCGGTCTCGATACAGCCAACAATGCAGCTGCGCTCATCGGTGCAATCAATGGTCTCTTCCAGGGCGGTGGACTCATCGGCACATTGACCTTTGGGGCTGTCGCAGATAAGTTCGGTCGATGCAAGGCCATGTTCTTGGCCAGTATACTCGCTATTATTGGCGGCGGTCTTCAAGCCGCTTCTGTCCGCTTGGCAATGTATCTCGTGGCAAGATTTCTTACAGGTCTGGCTATTGGTGGACTCGTCATGCTTGTACCACTTTGGCAGAGTGAAGTTGCGCCTCCTCATGCTCGTGGCCTCCTCGTTGGTCTTCACGGGGTCTCAATCTTGGTGGGATACTCATCGTCCGCTTGGGTTGGAttcggcttcttcttcgtcaatgCGGACGGGGCTCAGTGGCGTCCCCCTCTGGCCATACAGTGCCTGCCTCCGCTCATTCTGGCATGCGTTGTTTACTTCATTCCGGAGTCTCCACGATGGCTTATCGACAACGATCAGCATGAAAGAGCTGAGGCTGTTTTGCAGCGCATCTACGCAGACTCAAGCGATCCCGACAACCATGCAGCCAAGGCCGAGTTCGCCCAGATCCGCGCTCAGGTAGAACTTGAGCGTCATTTGCCATCGTCT
Coding sequences within:
- a CDS encoding probable cyanide hydratase → MSIRQWKAAICQAEPCWFDKVAGVKKTIQLINEASQNGASLIAFSEVWLPGYPNFLWSGTYRENMPLVQKYMQNSISAYGDEMLEIRQATAAANIYVCFGFSERVGASLYLAQVLIGPDGNILLHRRKTKPTHVERTIFGDSTGDSLTTVVHTPLGKIGMLNCWEHLQPLLKYHTYCQGEQVHIAAWPFNAKWTESAVEPYSVFSEANEVTASRMYALEGAVYVLVTNQPLSAEGAKLNSEGQGNADKDGFMLAGGGGAAAVFGPDGRQLTEPTDPLFDGLIYCDIDLDKIDYATLTDCVGHYSRPDLLRLVVDDQPKNYVVRVSDGPTNTPYHTGTSGETLLSAHEKLDELLAKKAKKEATS
- a CDS encoding related to pathway-specific regulatory protein nit-4; translated protein: MASGLPVRRVIQRGRPPSKRYVEALQERIRTLEAQLERFQNNAGNQDRGLPSSIEDSYSTSEGDSLPDDSSYRSPIKDISDRLGALNIGEDGQIHYFGSRSNFSLLKNSPVASSTVSSRDLQKQAADTLDQLNLRVEVSDELRNHLLDLFWSWQNTWQYLVVKELFLEDLYITHSGRYASPLLLSAVLALAARYSDRVELRSNPLEQNTAGNALAEQAKMILFYESQAPKVTTVQATALLGLREIATDKEALGWMYCGMAARMAFNLGLHLDRSHWVETGHITKDEAEVGTIVWWGCYVLDKLFNIGLGRPSTIQEHETSAQLPSMDHSAEYESWHSESPIGEPIVFPRSHQVSNIRATVQLFRVTSSALDEIYRPGSQHSKTRIMELVTKTHVNIIEFQINLPSCLRLSPSPLAPTLPHIYLLHLQIHVAIILLHRPFVGVQRKTLDAGSFHPSSGSSHLKECSQSSHSISNIFRLYSKHYTLRRIPISAIHCAFTASIILLLETTSTDTKDRDRAIASLKVLAEALADMSTAWAWSQRALFAIRQLAREWLVSEDAFSALGINKEESRQVIGDTITGTTQGRDDDESNSSLWVAEGPHCFDMDIPFMTSDGLDYQGWIGTLFTEPGYPGDAA
- a CDS encoding related to sugar transporter — protein: MTLIKFRGKPLSGYNILIIAFATFGSITYGYCSAIIGSTLGQPSFLQYFGLDTANNAAALIGAINGLFQGGGLIGTLTFGAVADKFGRCKAMFLASILAIIGGGLQAASVRLAMYLVARFLTGLAIGGLVMLVPLWQSEVAPPHARGLLVGLHGVSILVGYSSSAWVGFGFFFVNADGAQWRPPLAIQCLPPLILACVVYFIPESPRWLIDNDQHERAEAVLQRIYADSSDPDNHAAKAEFAQIRAQVELERHLPSSWASLFTVPHYRKRALIGFTTLLAGQLTGTTVINNYGPSLYAALGHGASASLALSAGWLTEGLVCNAINAVLLDYVGRKWLMVTGLIGCAISLLGVSIMVALYGGTTNKGGNSAGVFFLYLHLTFYATCMDASTYVYGSEIWPTHLRGKGFAISCAGLFVGSLTLLETAPTAFQTIGWRFYLIMMAFTIICAIIFALFFPETKGMTLEEISALFDDEVAIEASSDTKTLSITSEKEKVKA
- a CDS encoding related to aspartic-type signal peptidase, giving the protein MVHQYLLLALPILVLDAVQGVNAIHAEKSNPSPPGVHVLPLIEDGSDDYHSWNAEVAAGTPPQKMKLFLDIARSTTWFISDKIYAECDGCVNGYYQLNKSKTSSRVLGHTTASYGDPTTYPPSNSTFDLDYHKDTVQIAGVSIPKQAFGLLNPSKNEFNGIGALSLGPSMEHGYAPGELYSSFLDNLVADKKVASRTYSIDLRRHGSKPGKSLCSAIRTVPNGKNKAGKVTSYEVHKNDSVFLLDSSNQYLRFRHSFVDPLYKTLGAVNDGNDAYFVPCEKRNMPGSWDFQFGDVTIKIPYSKIITDQSDDKGKTCWVGVLTTWKGQLVLGQPFLEAAYLAFDLDNKQVALAPPANCGEKLVAFGSGPNAIPNLMGC